One genomic window of Proteobacteria bacterium CG1_02_64_396 includes the following:
- a CDS encoding alpha-L-glutamate ligase, which translates to MKLVSFDPFRSLGIPGVTYLKPEAVFAHRDEVQAADWLLFPEYWQVNFLVYGWRKRVFPSHATYLMGHDKIEMTRALQSVAAPHVPQTLILPGTELAQERILEELSFPFVAKAARSSMGQGVFLIENRAQLRAYIADHSILYVQEHLPIDRDLRVVWVGDRVVTAYWRIGAEGGFKNNVAQGGALSFEGIPPQALTLVAKVAKKLKINHAGFDLALVGGHPYFLEFNVMFGNHGLIEQGIKLGPIILDYLNRQVRPPRRPTTPKPVLPKAS; encoded by the coding sequence ATGAAGCTCGTTTCGTTCGACCCCTTCCGCAGCCTCGGCATTCCTGGCGTCACCTACCTGAAACCGGAGGCGGTTTTCGCCCATCGGGACGAGGTCCAGGCGGCCGATTGGCTCCTTTTCCCCGAATACTGGCAGGTCAACTTTCTGGTTTATGGCTGGCGCAAAAGGGTCTTCCCCAGCCATGCCACCTACCTGATGGGACACGACAAGATCGAAATGACCCGGGCGTTGCAGTCGGTCGCCGCCCCCCACGTCCCCCAGACCCTGATCCTCCCCGGTACCGAGCTGGCCCAAGAGCGCATCCTAGAGGAGCTCTCCTTCCCCTTCGTTGCCAAGGCGGCGCGCAGCTCGATGGGGCAAGGGGTCTTTTTGATCGAGAACCGTGCGCAATTGCGTGCGTACATTGCCGACCATTCGATCCTCTACGTGCAGGAGCATCTCCCCATCGACCGCGACCTGCGGGTCGTCTGGGTTGGCGACCGGGTGGTGACCGCTTATTGGCGCATCGGGGCAGAAGGTGGATTCAAGAACAACGTGGCGCAGGGGGGAGCGCTGAGTTTTGAGGGGATCCCCCCCCAAGCACTGACATTGGTCGCCAAAGTGGCCAAAAAGCTGAAGATCAACCACGCCGGATTCGATCTTGCGCTGGTCGGCGGCCACCCCTACTTCCTGGAATTCAACGTCATGTTCGGCAACCACGGCCTGATCGAGCAGGGAATCAAGCTGGGGCCGATCATCCTCGACTACCTCAACCGCCAAGTCCGTCCCCCCCGGCGGCCGACAACCCCCAAGCCGGTTCTGCCCAAGGCGAGTTGA